The Clostridia bacterium genomic sequence TACTCTAATAAATTAATTTTTTAAATAAATATTTCTATTGTATTTAAAGTATTTTTGAAAAGTGTAAAGTATTTTTTATTGTTTAGATATAATTTCATTATAACATATTTTATTGTTTAATGTTTTTCTTGATTCCCATAAACTTGCAATGTATCAAAGCTATACTATTTGTAGGAAAAGGAGACCCTAATTATGGATCTCCTTCTATTGTACTATTGATATTCTATTTTTTCTATATCTTTACCTGAAATGTATATTGTTTTGATATATTTAACTACGATTTCTTCAGTAATACTATCTATATTTCCGCTTTTCTACAGTTCCTTATCAATAGCCTTTATACACTTATTATTTTCTTCAGTGGATTTTTCTAATTTATCTTTTAAGCATATAAATGCTTTTCTAGAAGCCTTACCAAACTTATAATTTTCAAATTCAATTCTTTTTTTCTTTGAAAGTTCATGATTATTATCATAGAATTTTTATGTTCCTTTAGGAGACATTCCTTTTCTGCCTTATCTGTATCTATTCCATTCATTGTCACAAACAAAAAAACTCTATTGTTTTAATCAAATTCCATCCACTGATGCTCTATCTTTCTCTTCTTTTCATCTTGATGTTCTCCTTTTAAATAGGTAAATAAAAGATCTGCTGTAATCTTATCTTGCTCAGGACTTAACATAAATTTTCCCTCTGGATCTAATACACCTAAGCCCCTTGGTCCAGAAACGACAACATAGCTTTCTGGAAGAAAAATCTGCTGTTCTTTGCCTACCGATATATTGTATTCATATTTATAGTCTTTAAATTCTTTTACACCATTGTCTGTAATCATAAATACCTTATCAGTGGAATAACAACTTGCAAAAAATCCAGAACCTAGATAAAATATGGGTTCATCAGTATCACATGTAATTTTATATTCCTTGTCATCAACGGTATCAAGAACATAAGTCCCATCTTCTCTACGATATATCAGATAATTTGATCTCTCAATCATATAGCTTGTAAATTTTTCTGTTAATTTCTTCTTATTTTTACCAAAATACCTATACTCTTTTCCTTTATGAAATATATATCCTATTTGATTATATACAGTAATATAGTCATATTCTATATCACTTTCAAGATGCAAAGAATACTCATTTCTCATATTAGGCCTTTTTGAATTATAAGCAAGTCTGCATAGCCCTTGTTTACCATCCTTTACTAGTATTAGGTAACAACTATAAATAAAAGTATCATATTTACTACCTACGGATTGTTCTTGATATGGTCTATCAATTGTAAAAATATTGTCGTAATCACAGGGTAAAAGTATGTCATATATAAATGAAATACCATCAACAGAGATAGCAATTCCATATTTAGAGTCCTTTTCTACTCTGAAAATTGGAACCTCACCCTCTAAAATGCTTCTAAATTTATACCCATCCCAATCAAATCCTTCGTAAAGTTTCAGGAAATAACTAGTCTTTTGCGGCAAAATCCTTAGTCTTTTCAAGGGTAATATTTTATAATTATTTTCTCCATCTAAGAACCCTATTAAATTAATATATTTATCTAAATCATTCTTCTCCCCTTTTATTTTAAAGATTATTTCTAGAAGTAATTTAGTATTATCTATTGGTGAATTGTTTTCTTTAATCAAGTCAACTAAGTTATAATATTCGGCTAAGTTTTTTAAAATATATGGAGGTGCCATTCTATCTCTACTTATGGTCTTGATATCCAAAATCCTCATATTTTCAAAGAAATTTCTATATCCATACTTATTTAAAAATCTATCTAAAAGAGTAGTTGTTTTATAGGCATCGTACATTGCATAAACAGTGGTCTCACTATAAGAAAATATGTCTTCCATTATTTTAACCATTGTTTCCGTTTCTTTCCGAGCTATAGAATCTCCAAGCGATCCATTAGTGCTTCTTTCTTCAAATTGATAACTTATCTCGATATGAGGTTGTCTCATTTCCCCTTTATCATGGATATTTTTAATAATTAATATGCCAATCTTATAGATTATATCCCCTGGCTTAGATGTAATATCTTGAATTAGGTCTACTATTACAACTCTTTCTAACGGAAACATTTTACCACTTCCTTTATATATCTACATTTATTGCTTTAAACAATATAAAATCCTTCTATCTCAACTTCGTCTTCTTCATCCTTCATAATATAAATATGTTCTCCTTCTATACCCCTCATCTTCTTTAAAATGTCAATATTGGTGCTTTCATTTAAAAAGAAAAAACTACGTTTCTTATCTATAAAATTTTCAATGCCAGAAACATATTTTAAATACTTAATTTCCTTTTCTTTTGACTGCCCAATATGCTTCAAATCAGCCAAACTCAAATTTTCATCTAGATAATTATTGGAGCCTCGAATTAACATTCGGAAATGATCCATGGAAGGCTCATCTTCAAAAACAAATATCATGCCTTGTTCCCTTTTAATAAATTCTTTAAGCTTATCTTCATATTCTTTCCCACAAGTTATTAAAATTATAGAGCTACCTATTACATTATCAGGAACTTTACCATTTATTAAAATCATATCTTCTCCAATAACTGGTAGTTCTACGTCAAAGTCAAAGTGAGGATCTTTAAAAAAAGACAAACTAAGTCCTAGTTTTCTATGCTTAGTATCTGCTTCTCTTATAGCATCATAAAGCTCAGCTTTTGTTTTGAAACCTTTGATTTCTGCATAAGTCATAGTTCTTCCTTTTCCAAATCTTCTAGGTCTTTTTATTGATGCGTCGTCTTCTATCATATTCTCTAATTTTCCCCAGTGGAATGTTGTATTCTATAGCTACACCAGAGTTGTGTGGTATATCTCTGTCATTTAGTACCTTGTACATATACTGTAATGAGTTCTCCCAGGCACGGTACTCAGCCTTTGGCGTTTTCCTATGCATTTTTTCATATACCTCATCTGCAATTTGCCTAGGTAAGGTGTCTTGATCCATACCGTACATAAAGTCTGTCTTAACACCTTCATAAATGAGCATTGCCTACTCCCCTTCTGCTTGAAAAACGTGTTTGTTTGTGTCAAATAAGGTCAGCATTAATTTACCATATATTATATTACACAAAGGGTTTATAGCAAAAAACTAGATTGTTCAAAAAACAGCTATCCTCATGTTATAGGTTTTTATCCTAAGAACACATTATCATTATGCCATTGTAAATACTTTGGATCTGGTAGCTGATCTTGCTTATTAGGTATAATAGTTAGCTTTTTTCCATGGTGTGCATAGTACTCTCTTCCATTACCAAAGTCCTCCTTGATGCGACGGCTGACCTCCACTGTCAAAGACTTATCCACAGTAATATAACCCCTATCAAGAAGGGTGTGGAAATCCCTTCTTAGTAAAAGACCGTTTCTTATATCATTTGGCCCATCTACGCTATATGGTTTAATATGGGAAGCCTCCAAGACTGGAAGAGTCTTTTCGCCAGTAATTGCACACCTTCTATGGTAGGCATCTGCAATTAAAACCTTAAATGCTCCCTGTCCTATCCTAGGCCTTACAATCCTTTCTGGTCCATAGCGATCGTTCAAAGAATCGTCCTGTATAGATGGAGGGCTGTTTTGTGCTTTATATATCCTCCCCTGAAGCTGATGATATAATTTGAGTCCATATTGCTCACTTGTATCATAAATCTTGCCTTGTACTATGTTCTTACTCCAATTCTCTGGAACAGGTATCCAATCTTTTTCATCTAAGTAAAAAGGCAAAGATAGAATAATGCAGCCTATCTGCGGATCAGGATCTGTAAAATGATTAGTTTTCCTGTACTTATATATTCGCTCATGAAGTTCTAATAAGCTCCTAGCACCATTTGCAATACCAAATGCTTCCCAGGCCAATGACGAGGGAATAATCGAAAATTTTAGGAAAAGCCCTCCACCAACAATGAAGTCTCTAGGACTGTGCAGCTTAAACAGAAACAAATCTCCCTCTTCAAGGGCCCTAAAGTTGGTATTGCCTCCTGGTCTCCAAAAGTTTACCTCTTCGCATTTGGACTGACTTAATGTCTTGTACCAATCATAGTCAGTAAGGCCTACATACATTTTCATATTGAATCACCGCCTAACTAGCTTTTAACTCTCTATTTTAGATTTTGTTTGCACTACATTTCAATGTTCAAACATCCATGCCCTATCATGAAATATATAAAGTAAAAATCTCGCCCTGCTAGCCCCCACATAAATATCTGCATCTGTACATGCACGACTATTCGGTTTTATACCGATTAAGAAAACCAGATCTGCCTCAAGACCCTTAAAGGACCTTATGGTCTCAAATTTGATAGCGTTGGGCTTGTCCTCCCCTGGTTTGGCCAGAGCCCACTCCTTGATTTTATCTGTATTACACAGACTGCTATTCTCGTATCTGTTGGGAGATAATATCATTATACGTTTTGGTGATATTCCCTGACTTACAAGTCTCCCAGCCTCATCCTCTATGAGCTTCTTCTCCATCTCCGGTGTATCCCAGGCAAAAGTTCTCACTGGTAAACCACCCTTTATGATACTAGTCAGTCTTGCTTCAGGAACCAGATCATTTATCCAATCATTTATATGTTCTGTATTGCGAAGGTTTCGGGTTAACTTTTGCTTTGAGACAGGTAGCTTTAGTAGGTCGAGGTCAGACTCAAACAAATTTTGATTTGGGTCTGCAAAAATATAAAAATGCCCATCCGGAGTCAACATACTCTCAAGGCAGGTAATCCAGGATGACTTAAAATCCTGCCCTTCATCAACTATAATTGCATCAAACTTTTCATCATTAGGTGCGTTTGTAAAGTAGTCAAAGCCCGTTTCAGCTAGCGTTTCATCAAAGTATTTACTTTGATCTGATTTATCTAATACGTATCCCTTTTCCTCTAAAAGGTATTCCAGCAAATTATGAAAGTTAGATGTGGTTAGTATCTCTGAAAGCTGTACAAATTCTATTTCTGCAAGTTTACGATTATAGCAAGTAAGTAATACCCGTTTACCCTCTTGTGCTAGTCTCTTTGATTTTTCCATGGCTACAAAGGTCTTCCCACTTCCAGCAGCGCCTAGAAATATCATCTTGTTATTAAGCTCTGTTTCGTCTAATATCCTTTGTTGCTCTTCATTGAGTATTCGCTTTGATCTCTTGTGAAATATTTCTATTTGGTCATCCAGGTGTGCAAAGGCCTTGAACGACGGCGCTAGTACTTTATCTAAAAGAATGGTAATAGCATTTGTGTTCCTTGAGTCTCTCTGCCCTGTTGGCTCCTTAATTTTAAACAAGTCTAGTATTTTGTTTTCTAGTTCAATCATATCACTAGATAGGAAAACACTGTTAGGGTTTAAGTCAGAAGGAAAATCACCCTGTAACCTCGAACATTCTGGAAATGCTATTGCATACTTAAATGGAAGTGGGAATTTTTCGTCTGCTTTTCTTGTATAGGCATTTAAAATTGCAAAAGCAGCATTCCGTGCTTGCTCCACTGGATTCCTGTGCAATTCACAGTAACTGCCTCCCTTGTATTCTGACCAGATACCATTACGATAGTCTATTTCACCTGACTTAACTTCAACAACAATAAATCCAATAGCTGGATGTACAATAACAAAGTCAGCCTCACAAATGACATCAAAATCTTCGGTGCGCTGTTTATCTTTAAATTTGTAGGAATAGAGCACCGTATAGCCTAGGGGTAATTGCTTTGCAGCCCTATAAAAACTGCGCTCACTACAGTTGTCAATGCCTTCAGGGTCTATGTTTGGTATCATTATCGCCATCTAATTAACCTCCTTAACAATTGCATGACAAAGTCTCCTGTAGTTAAACTACACAATATTAACCACCTGATTTGACGCCCTAAGTACATGCATGGGCATAGGCTCTCTTAGCCTATAAACAATGCTTATGGGTGCAGTGCCTTCATGGCTTACATAGTCTGCTAGCCCTAGGCAACGGAAGGTTTCTGCTGCACCATAGCTATCTGTTTTATCCTCCCTA encodes the following:
- a CDS encoding HNH endonuclease → MKMYVGLTDYDWYKTLSQSKCEEVNFWRPGGNTNFRALEEGDLFLFKLHSPRDFIVGGGLFLKFSIIPSSLAWEAFGIANGARSLLELHERIYKYRKTNHFTDPDPQIGCIILSLPFYLDEKDWIPVPENWSKNIVQGKIYDTSEQYGLKLYHQLQGRIYKAQNSPPSIQDDSLNDRYGPERIVRPRIGQGAFKVLIADAYHRRCAITGEKTLPVLEASHIKPYSVDGPNDIRNGLLLRRDFHTLLDRGYITVDKSLTVEVSRRIKEDFGNGREYYAHHGKKLTIIPNKQDQLPDPKYLQWHNDNVFLG
- a CDS encoding NERD domain-containing protein/DEAD/DEAH box helicase, which gives rise to MAIMIPNIDPEGIDNCSERSFYRAAKQLPLGYTVLYSYKFKDKQRTEDFDVICEADFVIVHPAIGFIVVEVKSGEIDYRNGIWSEYKGGSYCELHRNPVEQARNAAFAILNAYTRKADEKFPLPFKYAIAFPECSRLQGDFPSDLNPNSVFLSSDMIELENKILDLFKIKEPTGQRDSRNTNAITILLDKVLAPSFKAFAHLDDQIEIFHKRSKRILNEEQQRILDETELNNKMIFLGAAGSGKTFVAMEKSKRLAQEGKRVLLTCYNRKLAEIEFVQLSEILTTSNFHNLLEYLLEEKGYVLDKSDQSKYFDETLAETGFDYFTNAPNDEKFDAIIVDEGQDFKSSWITCLESMLTPDGHFYIFADPNQNLFESDLDLLKLPVSKQKLTRNLRNTEHINDWINDLVPEARLTSIIKGGLPVRTFAWDTPEMEKKLIEDEAGRLVSQGISPKRIMILSPNRYENSSLCNTDKIKEWALAKPGEDKPNAIKFETIRSFKGLEADLVFLIGIKPNSRACTDADIYVGASRARFLLYIFHDRAWMFEH